A single window of Desulfurella sp. DNA harbors:
- a CDS encoding glycosyltransferase, producing the protein MISVVIPVYNEEENILPLHERLLNVLNSLNEDYEIIYVDDGSKDNSLNILKSLKGNVKVVELARNYGQHAAIFAGFSVVSGDKVITMDADLQNPPEEIPKLVEKFNEGYDVIATIRQQRKDSIFRKFSSHLNNYITKKITKVDLNDWGCMLRGYRKKIVERMLNNDEKTVFIPAIATYYTKNIVEIPIQHSQRQAGKSKYSLIKLVNLMFDLMTSFSNLPLEILLYGGILTAAFGILLGIVLALGRIFYGVEWALGGVFSLFSVLFILIGAQFFAFGILGEYIGRIYKQVKNRPVFVIENIYESKDDSLKKLKKTEENQ; encoded by the coding sequence ATGATATCTGTTGTTATACCTGTTTACAATGAAGAAGAAAATATTTTACCTTTACACGAAAGACTATTAAATGTTTTGAATTCTTTAAATGAGGATTACGAAATCATATATGTAGATGATGGCAGCAAAGATAATTCTCTAAATATTTTAAAAAGCCTAAAAGGAAATGTAAAAGTAGTTGAACTTGCAAGAAATTATGGACAACATGCTGCAATTTTTGCAGGGTTTAGTGTGGTTTCAGGCGATAAAGTAATCACAATGGATGCCGATCTTCAAAACCCACCTGAAGAAATACCAAAACTTGTTGAAAAATTTAACGAAGGCTATGATGTCATAGCAACAATAAGACAGCAAAGAAAAGATTCTATCTTTAGAAAATTTTCTTCTCACTTAAACAATTATATAACAAAAAAAATCACAAAAGTTGATTTAAACGACTGGGGTTGTATGCTTAGAGGCTACAGAAAAAAGATAGTTGAACGCATGCTGAACAATGACGAAAAAACTGTATTTATACCAGCTATTGCAACATACTATACAAAAAATATTGTTGAGATACCAATACAGCACAGTCAAAGACAGGCTGGAAAATCGAAATACTCACTTATCAAGCTTGTAAATTTAATGTTTGATTTAATGACTTCGTTTTCAAACCTACCGCTTGAGATTTTGTTATATGGTGGTATCTTAACTGCAGCTTTTGGTATTTTGCTTGGCATTGTATTGGCACTTGGGCGAATATTTTACGGTGTTGAGTGGGCTTTAGGCGGTGTATTTTCACTTTTCAGTGTCCTTTTTATTCTCATTGGCGCTCAATTTTTTGCATTTGGCATACTTGGAGAGTACATAGGAAGAATTTACAAACAGGTTAAAAACAGACCTGTATTTGTAATTGAAAATATATATGAATCAAAAGATGACTCTCTAAAAAAACTTAAAAAAACAGAAGAAAACCAATGA
- a CDS encoding lysylphosphatidylglycerol synthase transmembrane domain-containing protein — MKKFFILLVILFLIISAIGFFADFKKAVQSLEYFDKIYLIGAAFFGFGNDFIKFFRWHIYIKKLHIKIGFFTDLKIFLCGLSMSVTPVKFGYTIKNYIIENITKTPFKKTLSATFAEIYVDFLILSVISLIGMFYLQKFSILGAILIIAVSIIFYPKIFKQIFIKLRTILPYTIRKYYVVLKDMVSFFTIGLFSEVILITILAWTSEGISLSLILKGFGYNVNIIKTTVIFGFATLVGSLSMLPGGLIVSDLTLFGLLVYIGIPVYISLPATILARICTLWLSVIVGNAALFVNRKAFFGVKK, encoded by the coding sequence TTGAAAAAATTTTTTATATTGCTTGTAATACTGTTTCTTATAATATCAGCAATAGGTTTTTTCGCTGATTTCAAAAAAGCTGTACAATCTTTAGAATATTTTGATAAAATATATTTGATTGGTGCAGCTTTTTTTGGATTCGGAAACGATTTTATAAAGTTTTTTAGGTGGCACATATATATTAAAAAACTACATATAAAAATTGGTTTTTTTACAGATTTAAAAATTTTTTTATGTGGTCTTTCAATGAGTGTTACGCCAGTTAAATTTGGCTATACCATAAAAAACTATATTATAGAAAATATAACAAAAACACCGTTTAAAAAAACTCTATCTGCTACATTTGCAGAAATTTATGTTGATTTTTTGATACTTTCTGTGATATCTTTAATTGGTATGTTTTATTTGCAAAAATTTTCTATTTTGGGAGCAATTCTCATAATTGCAGTAAGTATAATTTTTTATCCAAAGATATTTAAACAAATATTTATAAAACTTAGAACAATTTTGCCATACACTATAAGGAAATATTACGTTGTTTTAAAAGATATGGTGTCATTTTTTACCATAGGACTTTTTAGTGAAGTGATTTTAATTACTATACTTGCCTGGACAAGCGAGGGTATATCGCTTAGTTTAATTTTAAAAGGTTTTGGCTATAATGTAAATATTATAAAAACAACTGTAATATTTGGCTTTGCAACTCTTGTTGGAAGTCTGTCCATGTTGCCTGGAGGATTAATTGTATCAGATTTAACGTTATTTGGTTTGCTTGTATATATAGGCATTCCTGTATATATTAGCTTGCCTGCTACTATTTTAGCCAGGATTTGCACATTATGGTTATCGGTAATTGTCGGAAATGCCGCTTTGTTTGTGAATAGAAAAGCTTTCTTTGGAGTAAAAAAATGA
- a CDS encoding formyltransferase — protein MKTVVFAYHNMGVIGCSALKKHRFDIKCVFTHKNDKNENIWFESVQDWCKKNNIEYFAPENVNTKEWIDKIASYKPDIIFSFYYRNLICEDILRIPPFKAINLHGSCLPAYRGRAPVNWVLVNGEKQTGVTLHYMVKKPDAGDIIAQKCIDIDFYDTAKTLYEKLEKLAFTLLDETLPHIKNNTVKPVKQDESKASYFGRRTKQDGLIDFNKTAIEIYNLIRAVTKPYPGAFCYYKGKELIIWWAIPSSIQLPPKQIIKIDNKVYIGAKKGSLELKEVEYDGKTYKEQEILNLLEGGYL, from the coding sequence ATGAAAACGGTTGTCTTTGCATATCATAATATGGGCGTGATTGGTTGTTCAGCCCTCAAAAAACATAGATTTGATATAAAATGTGTTTTTACACACAAAAATGATAAAAATGAAAATATATGGTTTGAAAGTGTTCAAGATTGGTGCAAAAAAAATAATATAGAGTATTTTGCGCCAGAAAATGTAAATACAAAAGAATGGATTGATAAAATCGCAAGCTATAAACCTGATATTATTTTTTCTTTTTACTACAGAAACCTAATTTGCGAAGACATTCTAAGAATACCGCCATTTAAAGCTATAAATCTGCATGGCTCATGCTTGCCAGCTTATCGTGGCAGAGCGCCTGTAAACTGGGTTTTGGTAAATGGTGAAAAACAAACAGGCGTTACGCTTCATTATATGGTAAAAAAACCTGATGCTGGTGATATTATTGCTCAAAAGTGCATAGATATAGACTTTTATGATACAGCAAAAACGCTTTATGAAAAACTGGAAAAATTAGCCTTTACACTTTTGGATGAAACTTTGCCACATATTAAAAACAATACAGTAAAGCCAGTAAAACAAGATGAGTCAAAAGCAAGTTATTTTGGCAGAAGAACAAAACAAGATGGTCTAATTGATTTTAACAAAACTGCAATAGAAATATACAACTTAATAAGAGCTGTTACAAAACCCTACCCTGGTGCATTTTGCTACTATAAAGGTAAAGAACTAATTATATGGTGGGCAATACCTTCTAGCATCCAATTACCGCCAAAACAAATTATCAAAATAGACAATAAAGTTTACATTGGAGCGAAAAAAGGCTCACTGGAATTAAAAGAAGTTGAATACGATGGTAAAACATATAAAGAACAAGAAATTTTAAATCTTTTAGAAGGGGGATATTTGTGA